From a single Endozoicomonas euniceicola genomic region:
- a CDS encoding AAA family ATPase, translating to MAKRVFRLPRRDELTKEQRKVLRLPKNGQHLVVGSPGTGKSVVALLRMQELGNAENVHFLTFNHVLNHANKNLLDNEFSEKMNTAMSWLYDLHWNIVGGSRATYHQDKMPEIKPHKPDYKKVSERFAYYNADFTGHSLIVDEGQDLPPEWYECIESLHIKDFFVVADQNQQITEEYSSKKKLMEVLGLENDEVIELKENWRNTSPIAAFSNYFYTDKTSPKPQLPNRPSVNTPILFEYKTIDRVKEQILSEYDRDPSKLIGFFVANEGKREWWAKDLQKDDQSRKYSPPVVSTYFSSQKGDVNIEFNNGGIVVLNDKSVKGIEFDIVFILIDGFKPISNDKESLMKRLYVMSSRARERLYLLKSSIQNSILEEILPPENETITIEHNGKSTQIELLKRRQL from the coding sequence ATGGCTAAAAGAGTTTTTAGACTACCTAGACGAGATGAATTAACCAAAGAGCAGAGGAAAGTATTGCGCCTCCCTAAGAACGGCCAGCATTTGGTGGTAGGTTCCCCGGGTACAGGAAAATCAGTGGTAGCACTCTTGAGAATGCAAGAGCTGGGAAATGCAGAAAATGTACATTTCCTGACATTTAATCATGTGCTTAATCATGCAAATAAAAACCTGTTAGATAATGAATTTTCTGAAAAAATGAACACCGCCATGTCCTGGCTTTATGATCTCCACTGGAATATTGTCGGAGGTTCAAGAGCCACTTATCATCAGGACAAAATGCCTGAGATTAAACCACATAAGCCTGACTATAAAAAAGTGTCTGAACGATTTGCTTACTATAATGCAGACTTTACGGGTCACAGCCTGATTGTTGATGAAGGTCAGGATTTACCACCAGAGTGGTATGAATGTATTGAGAGTTTACATATCAAAGATTTCTTTGTTGTCGCAGACCAGAATCAGCAAATCACAGAAGAGTATTCATCAAAGAAAAAACTTATGGAAGTTCTTGGACTTGAGAATGATGAAGTCATTGAACTGAAAGAGAATTGGAGAAACACCTCACCAATAGCAGCATTCTCGAATTATTTTTATACCGATAAAACGAGCCCAAAACCACAACTCCCCAATAGACCTTCGGTAAACACACCTATCCTGTTCGAATATAAGACAATAGATCGTGTAAAAGAGCAAATACTTAGTGAGTACGATAGAGACCCCAGCAAACTGATTGGCTTCTTTGTAGCCAATGAAGGCAAGCGAGAATGGTGGGCAAAAGACCTGCAAAAAGATGATCAAAGCCGAAAATATTCACCTCCTGTAGTAAGTACATATTTTTCGAGCCAAAAAGGAGATGTCAATATCGAATTTAACAACGGCGGTATTGTTGTCTTAAATGACAAGTCAGTAAAAGGAATTGAGTTTGATATTGTATTTATTTTGATTGATGGCTTTAAGCCTATATCAAACGACAAAGAGAGCCTGATGAAGCGTCTTTACGTGATGTCCTCAAGGGCCAGAGAACGCCTCTACCTATTAAAAAGCTCCATCCAGAATAGCATTCTGGAAGAAATATTGCCCCCGGAAAATGAAACAATCACCATTGAGCATAATGGTAAGAGCACACAAATTGAATTGCTAAAGAGGCGACAGCTATGA